A genome region from Cucumis sativus cultivar 9930 unplaced genomic scaffold, Cucumber_9930_V3 scaffold38, whole genome shotgun sequence includes the following:
- the LOC116405845 gene encoding uncharacterized protein K02A2.6-like, whose translation MAQRQIEERVEGTEKEIMSLKEMMLEMKKSMDRMTDELRENHGAKKKEEAGTTTTSAEKVKVAVVSFGQEEVDWFRWSNRRKRVESWEDLKERMFDFFNDTGQQSLGARLIRIKQEGSYSEYVKKFVTYSAPLPDMAESVLLDAFLTGLEPSLQAEVISRHPQTLEECMKEAQLVNDRNIALKLAMEELDIVEPKRNENSSKFQGKNEKTESKKTEFVMKQVTIPLKNDYQKKDPPIKRLSDTEFRARLDKGLCFRCNEKYAPGHRCKGREKRELMLLILNEEEDHKREEDTEDEASEVIELNHLELNMDNPIELRLITGVTSKGTMKLKGHVNGREVVILIDSGATNNFISQVLVDELQLSIDPGTRFGVTIGNGNQCEGSGICKRVKVKLKELTIVADFLAVELGTVDLVLGMQWLDSTGTMKVHWPSLTMTFWRKGRRIILKGDPSLTKSECSLRTLEKTWQSGDQGFLLEFENYEGESETEAELKGKEEGLPMVQRLLEQYADVFRLPRGLPPRRAIDHRILTVADQKPINVRPYKYGHVQKEEIEKLVLEMLQAGVIRPSRSPYSSPVLLVKKKDGGWRFCVDYRKLNQVTVADKFPIPVTEELLDELHGATAFSKLDLKSGYHQIRMREEDVEKTAFRTHEGHYEFLVMPFGLTNAPATFQSLMNEVFKPFLRRCVLVFFYDILVYSVDIDEHMKHLGMVFAILRDHELFANRSKCVIAHSQVQYLGHLISSRGVEADEDNSQYGKLATAERYNWAEGIPWTDWVL comes from the exons ATGGCTCAAAGACAGATAGAAGAACGGGTAGAAGGTactgaaaaggaaattatgaGTCTGAAGGAGATGATgctggaaatgaagaaatcgaTGGATCGAATGACAGACGAGCTAAGAGAAAACCATGGTgctaagaaaaaagaagaagcaggGACTACGACGACATCAG CTGAGAAGGTCAAAGTAGCAGTCGTGAGTTTTGGACAGGAAGAGGTAGACTGGTTTAGATGGAGTAATCGTAGAAAGAGGGTGGAATCTTGGGAGGACTTGAAGGAAAggatgtttgatttctttaatgatACAGGACAGCAGAGCTTGGGGGCAAGATTAATCCGTATTAAGCAAGAAGGCTCATACAGCGAGTACGTTAAGAAGTTTGTTACATACTCAGCCCCCCTCCCGGACATGGCAGAAAGTGTTCTGCTGGATGCGTTTTTAACGGGTCTGGAACCCTCACTGCAAGCGGAAGTAATCAGCAGACACCCTCAAACTTTAGAGGAATGTATGAAGGAAGCTCAGCTGGTGAATGATAGGAATATAGCATTAAAACTGGCGATGGAAGAGTTGGATATAGTTGAGCCCAAAAGGAATGAGAACAGCAGCAAAtttcaaggaaaaaatgagaagacaGAAAGTAAAAAGACAGAGTTTGTGATGAAGCAGGTAACTATTccattgaaaaatgattacCAGAAAAAAGATCCCCCAATTAAACGGCTGTCGGATACGGAATTTAGAGCAAGGCTGGATAAGGGGCTTTGTTTCAGATGTAATGAAAAGTACGCCCCAGGCCATCGATGtaaagggagagaaaaaagagagttgatGCTCCTTATACtaaatgaggaagaagacCACAAAAGGGAAGAGGATACAGAGGATGAGGCAAGCGAAGTAATAGAACTGAATCATCTGGAATTGAATATGGATAACCCTATTGAATTGAGGTTGATCACGGGAGTTACATCAAAAGGGacgatgaaattaaaaggacATGTGAACGGAAGGGAAGTAGTTATTCTGATTGACAGCGGGGCGACCAATAACTTCATCAGCCAAGTGTTGGTAGATGAACTACAGCTGAGCATCGATCCGGGAACTCGTTTTGGAGTTACCATTGGGAATGGCAACCAATGTGAAGGAAGTGGGATTTGCAAGAGGGTGAAGGTGAAGTTAAAAGAGTTAACAATCGTAGCAGATTTCCTAGCGGTAGAGTTAGGAACGGTAGACTTGGTGCTTGGGATGCAATGGCTAGATTCGACAGGAACCATGAAGGTTCACTGGCCATCCCTAACCATGACGTTTTGGAGGAAGGGTAGAAGAATAATCCTAAAAGGTGACCCTTCTCTAACGAAGTCAGAATGTTCATTGAGAACCTTAGAGAAAACGTGGCAATCCGGGGACCAAGGATTCCTCTTGGAATTCGAAAACTATGAAGGAGAATCGGAAACAGAAGCTGAATTGAAGGGAAAGGAAGAAGGATTACCCATGGTTCAGCGATTGCTCGAGCAATATGCAGATGTCTTTAGGTTGCCCAGGGGTTTACCGCCAAGGAGAGCCATAGACCATCGCATTCTGACCGTGGCCGATCAGAAACCAATTAATGTAAGACCATATAAGTATGGCCATGTACAAAaggaagagattgaaaaattgGTGTTAGAAATGTTACAAGCTGGGGTGATTCGTCCAAGCCGCAGCCCATATTCGAGCCCGGTCCtcttagtgaagaaaaaagatggaggGTGGAGATTTTGTGTAGATTACAGGAAACTCAATCAAGTAACGGTGGCTGATAAATTTCCAATTCCCGTGACCGAAGAACTCTTAGATGAACTTCATGGTGCGACAGCTTTCTCAAAGTTAGACCTTAAATCTGGATACCACCAGATTAGGATGAGGGAGGAAGATGTGGAGAAAACAGCTTTCCGCACGCATGAAGGACATTATGAGTTCTTGGTGATGCCTTTCGGCCTTACGAATGCTCCTGCCACCTTCCAATCTCTCATGAACGAGGTGTTCAAACCATTCCTTCGAAGGTGTGtcctggtttttttttatgacattctAGTTTATAGTGTGGACATAGATGAGCACATGAAACATTTAGGAATGGTTTTTGCTATCTTGAGGGACCATGAATTGTTTGCAAATAGGTCTAAATGTGTCATTGCTCATTCCCAAGTTCAATATTTGGGTCATCTGATTTCCAGCAGAGGAGTGGAGGCTGATGAGGACAATTCGCAGTATGGTAAATTGGCCACGGCCGAAAGATATAACTGGGCTGAGGGGATTCCTTGGACTGACTGGGTATTATAG